The following are encoded in a window of Jeotgalibacillus aurantiacus genomic DNA:
- a CDS encoding M23 family metallopeptidase: protein MIKGDKSQSTLKTKFKRFTQKRWAVPALYLGCGALVLTTVFVLQDRNEEMAVNPQQEVSYEENGQDVTFGPEEAVEVNSQVEKMALPVEDPSAVTVHRAFYDQEASAEEQQNALVVVNQTYYPNLGVDLVQSGESFNVTAAMSGTVTLVQEDPFIGNAVEIEHEDGLVTRYQAVQDIAVANGDKVMQGQVIATSGVSELNPDAGTHVHFEVYKDDVAVDPISFSE, encoded by the coding sequence ATGATCAAGGGAGACAAATCTCAATCTACCCTAAAAACAAAATTCAAACGCTTTACACAAAAACGCTGGGCTGTACCGGCGCTGTATCTTGGATGCGGGGCACTCGTTTTGACTACCGTGTTCGTACTCCAGGATCGCAATGAGGAAATGGCGGTCAATCCGCAGCAGGAAGTTTCATATGAAGAAAACGGGCAGGACGTCACATTTGGACCTGAAGAGGCTGTAGAAGTGAACAGTCAGGTTGAAAAGATGGCTTTGCCTGTCGAAGACCCTTCAGCAGTAACGGTTCACCGTGCTTTCTACGATCAGGAAGCATCAGCTGAGGAACAGCAAAATGCACTCGTTGTTGTAAATCAGACTTATTATCCGAATCTGGGTGTGGATCTTGTTCAGAGTGGTGAATCATTTAACGTAACAGCTGCGATGAGTGGAACGGTTACACTGGTACAAGAAGATCCATTTATCGGCAATGCTGTGGAAATTGAGCATGAAGATGGTCTCGTTACACGATATCAGGCAGTTCAGGATATCGCTGTAGCAAACGGGGACAAGGTTATGCAGGGACAGGTCATCGCAACATCCGGTGTGAGTGAACTAAACCCTGACGCAGGTACACATGTACATTTCGAAGTATATAAAGATGATGTAGCAGTTGATCCGATTTCTTTCTCAGAGTAA
- a CDS encoding VanZ family protein — translation MKKWLKIIVTALPFLYMILIWILSGLPHNAVVELPNGTVDRFLKESLHLIEFGILHLLFIAALLVHGRLTTATHALAAVFAAFYGFIDEIHQAFVPYRSATAIDAVKDLIGVLLVYMIVQRFYFSKRSNWLRSVFVKIEEWFGYRKRESSDQW, via the coding sequence ATGAAAAAATGGCTTAAGATCATCGTTACTGCACTTCCTTTTCTTTATATGATATTGATTTGGATATTGTCGGGCCTTCCGCATAATGCGGTTGTAGAGCTTCCAAACGGTACCGTAGACCGCTTCTTGAAAGAATCTCTTCACCTCATTGAATTTGGAATTCTTCATTTGCTGTTTATCGCTGCTCTGCTGGTTCATGGACGCCTGACAACGGCTACTCATGCTCTGGCAGCTGTATTTGCTGCTTTTTATGGATTTATTGATGAAATTCATCAGGCATTTGTCCCCTACCGCTCAGCAACCGCCATTGATGCCGTAAAGGATCTGATTGGCGTGCTGCTCGTTTATATGATCGTACAGCGTTTTTACTTCTCAAAACGTTCGAATTGGCTGAGATCTGTTTTTGTAAAGATAGAGGAATGGTTTGGCTATAGAAAAAGAGAAAGCTCTGATCAATGGTGA
- the spoIID gene encoding stage II sporulation protein D, protein MNQTTRLILFTILYFLVILLIPALIVNKEALVKSEPIAQEKAVTPELQEQKTPEDQELMITVLRDADQTVETIDLESYVAGVVASEMPASFEIEALKAQALAARTYVTRILAEGAPELPGGAEITDTTTHQVYKNKEELKSIWKDDFDWKMKKIEEAVQETKGEIITYQGEPITASFFSTSNGWTENAGDYWNEDIPYLKSVESKWDQEVAPGYEETVTISLGEFQKKLGITLAKGEAGNILERTPGNRVKTIEIGGKTFSGREIREALNLRSSDFNWLMQGDQVVIETRGYGHGVGMSQYGANGMALEGKNYSEIVSHYFKDITISPIEQAVPSLVAHR, encoded by the coding sequence ATGAACCAGACGACACGACTTATTCTTTTCACCATTCTTTACTTTCTTGTGATCCTGCTGATACCTGCACTAATTGTAAATAAAGAGGCCCTCGTGAAAAGTGAGCCAATCGCTCAAGAGAAAGCAGTAACGCCAGAATTACAGGAGCAGAAAACCCCTGAAGATCAGGAGCTGATGATCACGGTATTACGTGATGCGGATCAGACGGTGGAGACCATCGACCTTGAAAGCTATGTGGCAGGAGTAGTGGCAAGTGAAATGCCGGCTTCATTTGAAATCGAAGCACTAAAAGCCCAGGCACTTGCCGCAAGAACCTATGTAACCAGAATATTGGCAGAAGGTGCGCCTGAGCTTCCCGGTGGTGCTGAAATAACCGATACGACCACTCACCAGGTCTACAAAAATAAAGAAGAACTCAAATCCATCTGGAAAGATGATTTCGATTGGAAAATGAAAAAAATAGAGGAAGCCGTTCAGGAAACAAAAGGAGAGATCATCACTTATCAAGGGGAACCCATAACCGCCTCCTTTTTTTCAACAAGCAATGGATGGACTGAGAATGCGGGAGACTACTGGAATGAAGATATACCTTATTTAAAATCGGTGGAGAGCAAATGGGACCAGGAAGTAGCGCCGGGCTATGAAGAAACAGTAACCATCAGTCTTGGGGAGTTTCAAAAAAAGCTGGGCATTACACTTGCTAAAGGTGAAGCAGGAAATATTCTAGAACGGACCCCCGGAAATCGGGTAAAAACAATCGAAATAGGCGGAAAAACATTTTCAGGCAGGGAGATCCGGGAAGCCTTAAATTTACGGTCATCAGACTTTAACTGGCTCATGCAGGGAGACCAGGTTGTGATAGAAACAAGAGGATACGGCCACGGAGTCGGAATGAGCCAATATGGCGCGAATGGAATGGCACTCGAAGGCAAAAACTATTCAGAAATTGTGTCCCATTATTTTAAAGACATCACGATCTCACCAATCGAGCAGGCAGTGCCATCTCTCGTAGCACATAGATAA
- the murA gene encoding UDP-N-acetylglucosamine 1-carboxyvinyltransferase has translation MEKIIVRGGNTLQGSVKVEGAKNAVLPILAAALLAGKGKSTLLEVPALSDVGTINQVLTHLNAKVDYTKEENKLIVDASSELAIEAPFEYVRKMRASVQVMGPLLARNGHARVALPGGCAIGSRPIDLHLKGFEAMGAEVTVGNGFIEAKADGKLKGAKIYLDFPSVGATENIMAAATLAEGTTIIENCAKEPEIVDMANYMNKMGAKIKGAGTDTIRIEGVEELHGAEHTIIPDRIEAGTFMIAAAITNGNVLIENAVPEHLTSVTAKLKEMGVTVIEEGEGLRVIGNGELKSVDIKTMPHPGFPTDMQSQMMALMLKATGTGVITETVFENRFMHVEEFRRMNANVKIEGRSVIMNGPSNLQGAEVAATDLRAGAALILAGLVSEGRTQVTELKHLDRGYVNFHGKLVALGADVERIKEETETREEAVRV, from the coding sequence TTGGAAAAAATCATCGTACGCGGCGGTAACACGCTGCAGGGATCAGTCAAGGTTGAAGGAGCAAAAAATGCAGTTCTTCCAATTTTAGCAGCTGCATTGCTTGCGGGAAAAGGAAAAAGTACATTACTTGAAGTGCCGGCACTTTCTGATGTAGGTACCATTAATCAGGTATTAACTCATTTGAACGCCAAGGTTGATTACACAAAGGAAGAAAACAAGCTGATTGTAGATGCTAGCAGCGAGCTGGCTATTGAAGCACCATTCGAATACGTTCGCAAAATGCGTGCATCCGTTCAGGTAATGGGTCCGCTTTTAGCACGTAATGGTCATGCAAGGGTAGCGCTTCCTGGAGGCTGTGCTATCGGCTCACGACCGATTGATCTTCATCTGAAAGGCTTTGAGGCAATGGGTGCTGAGGTAACAGTAGGGAATGGCTTTATTGAAGCGAAGGCTGACGGCAAGCTGAAAGGCGCTAAAATCTATCTTGATTTCCCAAGTGTAGGGGCGACTGAAAACATTATGGCAGCTGCCACACTGGCAGAAGGTACAACCATTATTGAAAACTGTGCAAAAGAGCCTGAAATCGTTGATATGGCCAACTACATGAATAAAATGGGTGCTAAAATCAAGGGAGCCGGAACAGACACGATCCGCATTGAAGGTGTTGAAGAGCTTCACGGTGCAGAACACACAATTATTCCGGACCGTATCGAGGCAGGAACATTTATGATTGCTGCAGCGATCACAAATGGTAATGTCCTGATTGAGAATGCTGTACCTGAGCATTTAACTTCTGTTACTGCTAAATTAAAGGAAATGGGTGTTACAGTCATTGAAGAAGGCGAAGGTCTTCGGGTCATTGGAAATGGAGAACTGAAATCCGTTGACATTAAAACGATGCCGCATCCAGGTTTCCCGACAGATATGCAGTCACAAATGATGGCACTCATGCTGAAAGCGACTGGAACAGGTGTAATTACAGAAACCGTTTTTGAAAACCGCTTTATGCATGTTGAAGAGTTCCGCCGCATGAATGCAAACGTTAAAATTGAAGGACGCTCTGTTATCATGAATGGGCCAAGCAATCTTCAGGGAGCAGAAGTAGCCGCAACTGACCTTCGTGCAGGAGCAGCACTCATCCTTGCAGGTCTTGTATCAGAAGGTCGTACACAGGTGACAGAATTGAAGCACCTCGACCGGGGGTATGTAAACTTCCACGGCAAACTTGTTGCACTTGGTGCAGATGTAGAACGTATTAAAGAAGAAACAGAAACAAGAGAAGAAGCAGTACGCGTATAA
- a CDS encoding DUF1146 family protein, with protein MMTVFGQQALISMMIHLVFIALAFWSMQALRFDKAIRPNRVLQARVLFILVSIAIGSSVADFFLSYTTWSQQLPYLW; from the coding sequence ATGATGACTGTATTTGGTCAGCAGGCACTTATCAGCATGATGATCCATCTTGTATTTATTGCTTTAGCGTTCTGGTCTATGCAGGCGTTACGCTTTGATAAAGCGATCCGGCCAAACCGCGTATTACAGGCGCGAGTTCTTTTTATCCTTGTCAGTATTGCAATCGGTTCATCAGTTGCGGACTTTTTCCTGTCCTATACAACCTGGTCGCAGCAGCTCCCATATTTATGGTAG
- a CDS encoding F0F1 ATP synthase subunit epsilon gives MKTVNVNIVTPDGPVYESAVEMVSTKAQSGELGILPGHIPMVAPLEIGAVRLKKEGRTELVAVTGGFLEVRPDKVTILAQAAEPATDIDIDRAKEAKQRAERLLQAKQDNVDFKRAELALRRAMNRIDVYENKM, from the coding sequence ATGAAGACCGTTAACGTCAATATCGTCACTCCCGATGGCCCTGTGTACGAGTCCGCTGTAGAAATGGTAAGCACGAAAGCTCAAAGCGGGGAGCTCGGCATTCTGCCAGGGCACATCCCGATGGTTGCTCCTCTTGAAATCGGTGCGGTCCGCCTGAAAAAAGAAGGACGCACAGAGTTAGTAGCGGTAACGGGTGGCTTTTTAGAAGTCCGTCCTGATAAGGTAACGATTCTTGCGCAGGCTGCAGAGCCGGCGACAGATATCGATATCGACCGTGCAAAGGAAGCCAAACAGCGGGCTGAGCGCCTTCTGCAGGCCAAGCAGGACAACGTTGACTTCAAACGCGCAGAACTTGCACTTCGCCGTGCAATGAACCGCATTGATGTATACGAAAACAAAATGTAA
- the atpD gene encoding F0F1 ATP synthase subunit beta, with amino-acid sequence MNKGRVLQVMGPVVDIKFDNGQLPDIYNALTVPTSVEGEVLTLEVALHLGDDAVRTIAMSSTDGIKRGAEVTDLGSPITVPVGDATLGRVFNVLGEAIDLAGDVDASVQRDPIHRLAPTFEQLSTDTEILETGIKVVDLLAPYIKGGKIGLFGGAGVGKTVLIQELINNIAQEHGGISVFAGVGERTREGNDLFHEMTDSGVIKKTAMVFGQMNEPPGARMRVALSGLTMAEFFRDEQGQDVLLFIDNIFRFTQAGSEVSALLGRMPSAVGYQPTLATEMGQLQERITSTNVGSVTSIQAIYVPADDYTDPAPATTFAHLDATTNLERKLSEMGIYPAVDPLASTSRALSPEIVGEEHYNVAREVQQTLQRYKELQDIIAILGMDELQEEDKMIVARARRIQFFLSQNFHVAEQFTGQKGSYVPVKETIAGFKAILEGKYDHLPEDAFRLVGRIEEVIEAAKNMGVEV; translated from the coding sequence ATGAATAAAGGACGCGTTTTACAGGTCATGGGTCCAGTTGTTGACATTAAGTTTGACAATGGCCAGCTGCCTGATATTTATAACGCTCTAACGGTACCAACCAGCGTAGAAGGTGAAGTACTGACGTTAGAAGTAGCGCTTCACCTTGGTGACGACGCTGTTCGTACCATTGCCATGTCCTCCACTGACGGTATTAAGCGTGGAGCTGAAGTAACAGACCTTGGTTCACCTATCACTGTTCCAGTTGGTGATGCAACACTTGGACGCGTATTTAACGTGCTTGGAGAAGCGATTGACCTTGCAGGAGATGTTGATGCAAGCGTTCAGCGTGATCCTATCCACCGTCTTGCACCAACGTTCGAACAGCTTTCTACTGATACTGAAATCCTTGAAACGGGAATCAAAGTAGTTGACCTGCTTGCTCCTTACATCAAGGGTGGTAAGATCGGTCTCTTCGGAGGAGCCGGTGTAGGTAAAACAGTACTAATCCAGGAACTGATTAACAACATCGCACAGGAGCACGGCGGTATCTCGGTATTCGCAGGTGTTGGTGAGCGTACTCGTGAAGGAAATGACCTTTTCCACGAGATGACAGATTCAGGCGTAATTAAGAAAACAGCGATGGTATTCGGTCAGATGAACGAGCCGCCGGGTGCGCGTATGCGTGTTGCCCTGTCAGGTCTGACAATGGCTGAATTCTTCCGTGATGAACAGGGTCAGGACGTACTTCTGTTTATCGATAACATCTTCCGTTTCACGCAGGCAGGTTCTGAGGTATCAGCCCTTCTTGGACGTATGCCATCTGCCGTAGGTTACCAGCCTACTCTTGCAACTGAAATGGGTCAGCTTCAGGAGCGTATCACATCAACAAACGTTGGTTCTGTAACGTCAATCCAGGCGATTTATGTACCTGCCGATGACTACACGGATCCGGCTCCGGCGACTACATTCGCCCACCTTGATGCGACAACAAACCTTGAGCGTAAGCTTTCTGAAATGGGTATTTACCCTGCCGTGGATCCACTTGCTTCGACTTCACGCGCACTATCGCCTGAAATCGTTGGAGAGGAACACTATAATGTAGCACGTGAAGTTCAGCAGACGCTTCAGCGTTATAAAGAACTTCAGGATATCATTGCCATCCTTGGTATGGATGAGCTTCAGGAAGAAGATAAGATGATCGTTGCCCGTGCACGTCGTATTCAGTTCTTCCTTTCCCAGAACTTCCACGTAGCAGAACAGTTTACCGGCCAAAAAGGTTCTTATGTTCCTGTTAAAGAAACAATTGCAGGATTTAAGGCCATTCTTGAAGGTAAATACGACCATCTTCCGGAAGATGCGTTCCGTCTTGTAGGACGTATCGAAGAAGTAATCGAAGCTGCGAAGAACATGGGCGTAGAGGTATAA
- a CDS encoding F0F1 ATP synthase subunit gamma, translating to MASLRDIKNRITSTKKTSQITKAMEMVSASKLARAESNAKSFNPYMDKIQEVVASIAVGAKDATHPMLVSRPVKKTAYLVITSDRGLAGAYNSNVIRSAMNAINSRHSSKDEYVILAVGRVGRDFFAKKGMNIIDSIIGLPDQPTFADIKEITGKAVGMYADEAFDELYMYYNHFVSAISQEVTEKKVLPLTDVANVSNKLTSYEFEPSADAILEVLLPQYAESLIYGALLDGKASEHAARMTAMKSATDNAKELIDSLSLSYNRARQAAITQEITEIVGGAAALE from the coding sequence GTGGCATCGTTACGCGATATTAAAAACAGAATCACGTCGACGAAAAAGACAAGTCAGATCACAAAAGCAATGGAAATGGTATCTGCCTCCAAACTTGCACGTGCCGAGTCAAATGCCAAGTCATTTAACCCGTACATGGACAAGATTCAGGAAGTAGTAGCCTCCATCGCAGTAGGTGCAAAAGACGCAACGCATCCAATGCTTGTATCACGCCCGGTGAAAAAGACTGCTTATCTCGTGATCACTTCTGACAGAGGACTGGCCGGAGCTTATAACTCCAACGTAATCCGTTCAGCAATGAATGCGATCAACAGCCGTCACTCAAGCAAGGATGAGTACGTTATTCTTGCAGTTGGACGTGTAGGACGTGACTTCTTTGCGAAAAAAGGCATGAATATCATCGATAGCATCATTGGATTACCCGACCAGCCAACTTTTGCTGACATTAAAGAAATCACAGGAAAAGCGGTTGGTATGTACGCAGATGAAGCGTTTGACGAGCTTTACATGTACTACAACCACTTTGTGAGTGCCATTTCACAGGAGGTAACAGAAAAGAAGGTTCTTCCTCTGACAGATGTTGCGAACGTTTCAAACAAGCTGACATCTTATGAATTTGAACCATCTGCTGATGCCATCCTTGAAGTGCTTTTACCACAGTACGCAGAAAGCCTGATCTACGGCGCACTGCTTGATGGAAAAGCAAGTGAGCACGCAGCACGTATGACAGCAATGAAGAGTGCAACGGATAATGCCAAAGAGCTTATCGATTCATTATCATTATCATATAACCGTGCCCGCCAGGCAGCGATCACTCAGGAAATTACAGAGATCGTTGGTGGGGCGGCAGCGTTAGAATAA
- the atpA gene encoding F0F1 ATP synthase subunit alpha: protein MSIKAEEISALIKQQIENYQSDIEVTEVGTVIEIGDGIARAHGLDNVMAGELVEFSNGVMGMAQNLEENNVGIIILGPYRDIKEGDEVRRTGRIMEVPVGEELIGRVVNPLGQPVDGLGPINTSKARPIESPAPGVMARKSVHEPLQTGIKAIDALVPIGRGQRELIIGDRQTGKTSVAIDTILNQKDQDMICIYVAIGQKESTVRGTVETLRKHGALDYSIVVTASASQPAPLLFLAPYAGVTMGEEFMVNGKHVLVVYDDLSKQAAAYRELSLLLRRPPGREAYPGDVFYLHSRLLERAAKLNETLGAGSITALPFVETQAGDISAYIPTNVISITDGQIFLQSDLFFSGVRPAINAGLSVSRVGGSAQIKAMKKVSGTLRLDLAAYRELEAFAQFGSDLDKATQAKLNRGARTVEVLKQDLNKPLKVEKQVMILYALTKGHLDDIPVEDVRRFEGEFLSWLDSNHTELLDHIRTTQGLPEDSAMEAAINGFKKTFAKSE from the coding sequence CGTGCTCATGGCCTTGATAACGTTATGGCTGGAGAGCTTGTTGAGTTCTCTAACGGCGTTATGGGTATGGCGCAAAACCTGGAAGAAAACAACGTCGGTATCATTATTCTTGGACCATACCGCGACATTAAAGAAGGCGACGAAGTTCGCCGTACAGGCCGTATCATGGAAGTTCCAGTTGGAGAAGAACTGATTGGCCGCGTAGTAAACCCGCTTGGACAGCCGGTTGATGGTCTTGGACCAATCAACACATCAAAAGCACGTCCAATCGAAAGCCCGGCACCTGGTGTTATGGCACGTAAGTCAGTACACGAGCCATTACAGACAGGAATCAAGGCGATTGATGCACTTGTACCAATCGGCCGTGGTCAGCGTGAGTTAATCATCGGTGACCGTCAGACGGGTAAAACATCTGTTGCAATCGATACAATCCTGAACCAGAAGGACCAGGATATGATCTGTATCTATGTAGCAATCGGACAAAAAGAATCAACGGTTCGTGGAACAGTTGAAACACTTCGTAAGCACGGAGCTCTTGACTACTCGATCGTTGTAACGGCATCTGCATCACAGCCGGCACCGCTATTATTCCTTGCACCTTATGCAGGGGTAACAATGGGTGAAGAATTCATGGTAAACGGCAAGCACGTGCTTGTTGTATATGATGATCTTTCTAAGCAGGCAGCAGCATATCGTGAGCTTTCACTTCTTCTTCGCCGTCCTCCAGGTCGTGAAGCATATCCTGGTGACGTATTCTATCTGCACAGCCGTCTACTTGAGCGTGCAGCGAAGCTGAATGAAACACTTGGAGCAGGTTCGATCACTGCCCTTCCATTCGTTGAAACACAGGCTGGAGATATCTCTGCTTACATTCCAACGAACGTAATCTCAATTACTGACGGACAGATCTTCCTTCAGTCAGATCTATTCTTCTCGGGTGTACGTCCAGCGATCAACGCCGGTCTTTCTGTATCCCGTGTAGGTGGATCAGCACAGATCAAAGCGATGAAGAAGGTATCTGGTACACTTCGTCTTGACCTTGCAGCATACCGTGAACTTGAGGCATTTGCCCAGTTCGGTTCTGACCTTGATAAAGCAACACAGGCGAAGCTTAACCGTGGTGCCCGCACAGTAGAAGTACTGAAGCAGGACCTGAACAAGCCGCTTAAAGTAGAAAAGCAGGTTATGATCCTTTATGCATTAACAAAAGGACATCTTGATGACATTCCGGTTGAGGATGTTCGCCGTTTTGAAGGTGAATTCCTGAGCTGGCTGGATTCAAACCACACAGAACTGCTGGACCACATCCGCACCACGCAAGGTCTGCCGGAAGACAGCGCTATGGAAGCTGCAATCAACGGATTCAAAAAGACATTTGCTAAAAGCGAGTAA